A DNA window from Suncus etruscus isolate mSunEtr1 chromosome 8, mSunEtr1.pri.cur, whole genome shotgun sequence contains the following coding sequences:
- the ALG11 gene encoding GDP-Man:Man(3)GlcNAc(2)-PP-Dol alpha-1,2-mannosyltransferase, whose translation MVTGANRGKRQRSAPEFGGSTKMAAAEGFRYPLRAVKGLLSFFYSLFFPGLIVCGTLCVWLVIILWGIRLLFQRKKKSASSRKNGKEQMVIAFFHPYCNAGGGGERVLWCALRALQKKYPEATYVVYTGDVNVTDQQIIEGASQRFNIRLTHPVKFVFLRKRYLVEDSLYPHFTLLCQSLGSIFLGWEALMKCVPDVYIDSMGYAFTLPLFKYLGGCHVGSYVHYPTISTDMLSVVKNQNVGFNNAAFITRNPFLSKLKLIYYYLFACIYGLVGSCSDVVMVNSSWTLNHILSLWKAGNRTNIVYPPCDVQAFLDIPLCEKKTNAEHLLVSVGQFRPEKNHPLQIRAFAKLLSKKVADSLPSPKLVLIGGCRNQDDEFRVNQLRRLCKDLGVQDYVEFKVNIPFDELKNYLSEATIGLHTMWNEHFGIGIVECMAAGTIILAHNSGGPKLDIVVPHEGNITGFLAESEEGYAETMAHILSMSAEKRLQIRNNARASISRFSDQEFEVAFLTSVEKLFKGCHIHTN comes from the exons ATGGTCACAGGAGCCAATCGGGGAAAGAGACAGCGAAGCGCTCCGGAGTTCGGGGGGTCGACAAAGATGGCGGCAGCCGAAGGGTTTAGGTACCCTCTGCGAGCTGTTAAG GGTCTTCTAA gttttttttattcattatttttccctGGGCTAATAGTATGTGGAACTTTATGTGTATGGCTGGTCATTATCCTTTGGGGAATTAGACTACTAttccagagaaagaaaaaatcagcATCATccagaaaaaatggaaaagagcaAATGGTGATTGCGTTTTTTCATCCCTACTGTAATgctggtggaggaggagaaagagtatTATGGTGTGCTTTGAGAGCCCTGCAAAAAAA GTATCCTGAAGCAACTTACGTTGTTTATACTGGTGATGTTAATGTTACTGATCAGCAAATAATAGAGGGTGCTTCTCAAAGATTTAACATCAGATTAACTCATCCAGTGAAGTTTGTTTTCCTAAGGAAACGCTACCTTGTGGAGGATTCGCTGTATCCTCACTTCACTCTACTGTGCCAAAGTCTAGGGTCCATATTTCTTGGCTGGGAAGCTCTGATGAAGTGTGTTCCTGATGTTTATATTGATTCAATGGGATATGCTTTCACGCTTCCTCTATTTAAGTATTTAGGTGGGTGCCATGTTGGAAGTTATGTTCATTATCCCACTATCAGCACAGACATGCTCTCTGTTGTGAAGAATCAAAATGTTGGATTTAATAATGCAGCCTTCATTACAAGGAATCCTTTTCTCAGCAAACTGAAGCTCATctactattatttatttgcttgcatTTATGGACTTGTCGGTTCTTGCAGTGATGTGGTCATGGTCAATTCTTCTTGGACACTAAACCATATTCTCTCACTATGGAAGGCTGGAAATCGCACTAACATTGTTTATCCACCCTGTGATGTGCAAGCATTTCTGGACATTCCTTTATGTGAGAAAAAGACAAATGCAGAACATTTATTGGTTTCTGTTGGCCAGTTCAGGCCAGAAAAGAATCATCCATTACAGATTAGAGCCTTTGCTAAATTGCTGAGTAAGAAAGTGGCTGATTCTCTTCCTTCCCCTAAACTTGTCCTTATTGGAGGTTGTCGTAACCAAGATGATGAATTTAGGGTAAACCAACTAAGAAGACTCTGTAAAGATCTAGGAGTTCAAGATTATGTGGAATTTAAAGTGAACATCCCATTTGATGAATTAAAGAATTACTTATCTGAAGCAACTATTGGTCTGCATACCATGTGGAATGAACATTTTGGGATTG GAATTGTTGAATGTATGGCAGCTGGCACAATTATACTTGCCCACAATTCAGGGGGCCCAAAGCTTGACATTGTGGTTCCTCATGAAGGAAATATAACTGGATTTCTGGCTGAAAGTGAAGAAGGCTATGCTGAAACTATGGCTCATATTCTTTCCATGTCTGCAGAAAAGAGACTTCAAATCAGAAATAACGCCCGCGCATCTATAAGCAGATTCTCTGATCAGGAATTTGAAGTGGCATTCTTAACATCTGTGGAGAAGTTATTTAAAGGATGTCACATCCATACAAACTAA